The following proteins come from a genomic window of Streptococcus oralis:
- a CDS encoding homoserine dehydrogenase — translation MTVKIALLGFGTVASGVPFLLKENGEKIVQSAHSEIEVAKVLVKDEDEKNRLLAAGNDFNFVTNVDDILSDKDITIVVELMGRIEPAKTFITRALEAGKHVVTANKDLLAVHGAELLEIAKEHNVALYYEAAVAGGIPILRTLANSLASDKITRVLGVVNGTSNFMMTKMVEEGWSYDDALAEAQRLGFAESDPTNDVDGIDAAYKMVILSQFAFGMKVAFDDVAHKGIRNITPEDVAVAQELGYVVKLVGSIEETPSGIAAEVTPTFLPKAHPLASVNGVMNAVFVESIGIGESMYYGPGAGQKPTATSVVADIVRIVRRLNDGTIGKDFNEYSRELVLANPEDVKANYYFSILAPDSKGQVLKLAEIFNAQDISFKQILQDGKEGDKARVVIITHKINKAQLENVSAELAKASEFDLLNTFKVLGE, via the coding sequence ATGACAGTTAAAATTGCTTTACTTGGCTTTGGTACCGTTGCAAGTGGTGTGCCATTCCTCCTAAAGGAAAATGGAGAAAAAATCGTTCAGTCAGCTCATTCGGAGATTGAAGTAGCCAAGGTATTGGTCAAGGATGAAGATGAAAAGAACCGCTTGCTTGCGGCAGGAAATGACTTTAACTTTGTAACCAATGTAGACGATATTTTATCAGACAAGGACATTACTATCGTAGTGGAATTGATGGGGCGTATCGAACCAGCTAAGACCTTTATCACTCGTGCCTTGGAAGCTGGGAAACACGTTGTTACTGCTAACAAGGACCTTTTGGCTGTCCATGGTGCAGAATTGTTAGAAATCGCTAAAGAGCATAATGTAGCACTTTACTATGAAGCTGCAGTTGCTGGTGGGATTCCAATTCTTCGTACTTTAGCAAATTCATTGGCTTCTGATAAAATCACGCGCGTCCTTGGTGTGGTTAACGGAACTTCTAACTTTATGATGACCAAGATGGTGGAAGAAGGCTGGTCTTATGATGACGCTCTTGCGGAAGCACAAAGACTAGGTTTTGCAGAAAGCGACCCTACAAATGATGTTGATGGGATTGATGCAGCCTACAAGATGGTGATTTTGAGCCAGTTTGCTTTTGGGATGAAGGTTGCTTTTGACGATGTAGCCCACAAGGGAATCCGCAACATCACACCAGAAGATGTAGCTGTGGCTCAAGAGCTTGGTTATGTTGTGAAATTGGTTGGTTCTATCGAGGAAACTCCTTCAGGTATTGCTGCAGAAGTGACTCCAACCTTCCTACCTAAAGCACATCCACTTGCCAGTGTGAATGGGGTAATGAACGCTGTTTTTGTAGAATCTATCGGTATCGGTGAGTCTATGTATTACGGACCAGGTGCGGGTCAAAAACCAACTGCAACAAGTGTTGTAGCAGATATTGTCCGTATCGTTCGTCGCTTGAATGATGGCACCATTGGTAAAGACTTCAACGAATATAGCCGTGAACTTGTCTTGGCAAATCCAGAAGATGTCAAAGCCAATTATTACTTCTCAATCTTGGCACCAGACTCAAAAGGTCAGGTCTTGAAACTGGCTGAAATCTTTAATGCTCAAGATATTTCCTTCAAGCAAATCCTCCAAGATGGCAAAGAGGGTGACAAGGCGCGTGTAGTGATTATTACTCATAAGATCAATAAAGCGCAGCTTGAGAATGTTTCAGCAGAGTTGGCCAAAGCTTCAGAATTTGACCTCTTGAATACCTTCAAGGTGTTAGGAGAATAA
- the thrB gene encoding homoserine kinase, with protein sequence MKIIVPATSANIGPGFDSVGVAVTKYLQIEVCEERDEWLIEHQIGKWIPHDERNLLLKIALQIAPDLQPRRLKMTSDVPLARGLGSSSSVIVAGIELANQLGKLNLSNHDKLQLATKIEGHPDNVAPAIYGNLVIASSVEGQVSAIVADFPECDFLAYIPNYELRTRDSRGVLPKKLSYKEAVAASSIANVAVAALLAGDMVTAGQAIEGDLFHERYRQSLVREFATIKRVAKENGAYATYLSGAGSTVMVLASHDKMPAIKAELQKQSFKGKLHDLKVDTQGVRVETK encoded by the coding sequence ATGAAGATTATTGTACCTGCAACCAGTGCCAATATCGGGCCAGGTTTTGATTCGGTTGGTGTAGCTGTTACCAAGTATCTTCAAATTGAGGTTTGTGAAGAACGGGATGAGTGGTTGATTGAACACCAGATTGGCAAATGGATTCCCCATGACGAGCGTAATCTTTTGCTTAAGATTGCCTTGCAAATTGCGCCTGACTTGCAACCGAGACGCTTGAAAATGACCAGTGATGTTCCCCTGGCGCGTGGTTTGGGTTCTTCAAGCTCGGTTATCGTTGCTGGGATTGAACTAGCTAACCAGCTGGGCAAGCTCAACTTATCTAACCACGACAAATTGCAGTTGGCTACCAAGATTGAAGGGCATCCTGACAATGTGGCTCCAGCTATCTATGGAAATCTCGTTATTGCAAGTTCCGTTGAAGGGCAAGTCTCTGCTATCGTAGCAGACTTCCCAGAGTGTGATTTCCTAGCCTACATTCCAAACTATGAATTGCGTACCCGAGATAGCCGCGGTGTCTTGCCTAAGAAATTATCCTACAAGGAAGCTGTTGCGGCAAGTTCTATCGCCAATGTGGCCGTTGCAGCCTTGTTAGCAGGAGATATGGTGACTGCTGGACAAGCAATCGAGGGGGACCTCTTCCACGAACGTTATCGTCAAAGTCTGGTCCGTGAATTTGCAACGATTAAGCGAGTAGCCAAAGAGAATGGTGCCTATGCAACCTATCTTTCTGGCGCCGGGTCAACAGTTATGGTCTTGGCTTCTCATGACAAGATGCCGGCGATTAAGGCAGAATTGCAAAAGCAGTCTTTTAAAGGCAAACTTCATGATTTGAAAGTTGATACCCAAGGTGTCCGTGTCGAAACAAAGTAA